The Sardina pilchardus chromosome 19, fSarPil1.1, whole genome shotgun sequence genome window below encodes:
- the LOC134066053 gene encoding inositol monophosphatase 1-like, whose protein sequence is MADPWQESMDHAVAVARKAGKVIRDALQNEVKIMTKSSSVDLVTKTDQRVEKIIIESVKEKFPTHSFIGEESVSAGEPCILTDNPTWIIDPVDGTTNFVHGFPFVAVSIGFAVNKELEFGVVYSCLEDKMYTGRKGKGAFCDGERLQVSDQTDMRKTIIISELGSNRDPAIVSKIFSTMQKILCIPVHGIRGSGTAATNMCMVASGAVEAFFEIGIHCWDIAAGAVIVTEAGGVLMDVDGGPFDLMSRRMVSANNKTIADRIVKEIEIFPAERDDAPKKK, encoded by the exons ATGGCAGATCCTTGGCAAGAATCAATGGACCATGCAGTTGCTGTGGCCAGGAAAGCTGGAAAA GTTATCCGAGATGCACTTCAGAATGAGGTTAAGATTATGACAAAGAGCTCATCCGTGGACCTGGTCACCAAAACTGATCAACGGGTGGAGAAGATCATCATTGAATCTGTCAAAGAAAAATTCCCCACGCATAG CTTTATTGGAGAAGAGTCCGTATCTGCAGGAGAACCTTGCATTCTAACAGACAACCCCACCTGGATCATCGATCCTGTGGATGGAACGACAAACTTTGTACATGG GTTTCCCTTTGTTGCTGTGTCCATTGGCTTTGCTGTCAATAAAGAG CTTGAGTTTGGTGTGGTGTACAGCTGTTTGGAAGATAAGATGTACACAGGTAGAAAAGGCAAAGGAGCCttctgtgatggagagaggctGCAGGTGTCTGACCAAACAG ATATGAGAAAAACTATAATCATCAGTGAGCTTGGGTCAAACAGAGACCCTGCAATAGTGAGCAAGATATTCTCCACCATGCAGAAAATCCTCTGCATCCCAGTGCACGG GATTCGTGGTTCAGGCACTGCTGCCACCAACATGTGCATGGTGGCCTCAGGGGCAGTTGAGGCCTTCTTTGAGATTGGGATCCACTGTTGGGACATTGCTGCCGGAGCAGTAATCGTCACAGAGGCTGGTGGAGTCCTCATGGATGTGGACG gaGGACCTTTTGACTTGATGTCAAGAAGAATGGTTTCAGCAAATAATAAGACGATCGCTGATAGGATCGTCAAAGAGATCGAGATTTTTCCTGCAGAGAGGGATGATGCACCTAAAAAGAAGTGA